A single window of Usitatibacter rugosus DNA harbors:
- a CDS encoding HlyD family secretion protein, with the protein MRTAFSLLAAVVIAGCGAKDNGSLQGYAEGDYVRVAAPFAGNLVQLRVARGASVTPGAPLFALEQENEAAGRREAEDRVRQAEAQRDNLLKGVRPSEMEALKAQLAQAQSAAAFAVKEYVRAEDLVKKGFLSPQKLDEARTTRDSSAQRVRELDAQIVTAGLGGRADQVRAAESEVRAARASLDQADWRLRQKTVASTVNGVVTDTNFVQGEWVAAGAPIVAILPPENVKVRFFVPEPRLGAVKVGQAVELSCDGCSATIPAKVSFVAPQAEFTPPVIYSRDSRAKLVFLVEARPSKEDAVKLHPGQPVDVVLK; encoded by the coding sequence ATGAGAACCGCCTTTTCCCTCCTCGCCGCCGTGGTGATCGCCGGTTGCGGCGCCAAGGACAACGGATCGCTGCAGGGCTACGCCGAGGGCGATTACGTCCGCGTGGCCGCGCCCTTCGCCGGCAACCTGGTCCAGCTCAGAGTCGCGCGCGGCGCGTCGGTCACCCCGGGCGCACCTCTCTTCGCGCTCGAGCAGGAGAACGAAGCCGCGGGACGCCGCGAAGCGGAAGACCGCGTGCGCCAGGCCGAAGCCCAGCGCGACAACCTGCTGAAGGGTGTGCGTCCCAGCGAGATGGAAGCGCTGAAGGCACAGCTCGCGCAGGCGCAGAGCGCCGCCGCCTTCGCCGTGAAGGAATACGTGCGCGCCGAGGACCTGGTGAAGAAGGGCTTCCTCTCGCCGCAGAAGCTCGACGAGGCTCGCACGACTCGCGACAGCAGCGCCCAGCGCGTGCGCGAGCTCGACGCCCAGATCGTCACCGCGGGGCTGGGCGGGCGCGCCGATCAGGTCCGCGCCGCCGAATCCGAAGTGCGCGCCGCGCGGGCCTCCCTCGACCAGGCCGACTGGCGCCTGCGCCAGAAGACCGTCGCCTCCACCGTGAACGGCGTCGTGACCGACACCAATTTCGTGCAGGGCGAGTGGGTCGCGGCCGGCGCACCGATCGTCGCGATCCTTCCGCCTGAAAACGTGAAGGTGCGCTTCTTCGTCCCCGAGCCGCGCCTCGGTGCGGTGAAGGTCGGCCAGGCTGTCGAGCTCAGCTGCGACGGCTGCTCGGCGACGATCCCCGCGAAGGTCTCCTTCGTCGCGCCCCAGGCCGAGTTCACGCCGCCGGTGATCTACAGCCGCGATAGCCGCGCGAAGCTGGTCTTCCTCGTCGAGGCTCGCCCGTCGAAGGAAGACGCGGTGAAGCTCCACCCGGGACAGCCGGTTGACGTGGTCCTCAAGTGA
- a CDS encoding ABC transporter permease, which yields MLTWHRFLAVLIKEFVQMRRDRLTFAMMIGVPIMQLVLFGYAINSDPKRLPTAVVSAESSPFARSFVQALENTDYYRVVAQPRTVDEADALVATGQVQFVIHIPEDFSRGIQRGDRPVLLVEADASDPAATGPAVSALTALNLHALDNDLTGSLAAQKAVPAAFEVRVHRRYNPEGITQYNIVPGLMGVVLTMTMIMMTSIAMTRERERGTMENLLATPVSPFEVMLGKIVPYILVGYVQVAVILLAAKFLFQIPMVGSLTLLTGVVVLFIAANLAIGFTFSTIAKSQMQAMQMTMFFFLPSILLSGFMFPFRGMPVWAQWLGEVFPLTHFLRIVRGILLKGSTATDILPSVWPLALILTVVSIAAMRRYNRTLD from the coding sequence ATGCTCACCTGGCACCGCTTCCTGGCCGTCCTCATCAAGGAATTCGTGCAGATGCGAAGGGACCGCCTCACCTTCGCGATGATGATCGGCGTGCCGATCATGCAGCTCGTGCTCTTCGGCTACGCGATCAACTCCGACCCCAAGCGCCTGCCCACCGCCGTGGTGAGCGCCGAGTCGAGCCCGTTCGCGCGCAGCTTCGTGCAGGCCCTGGAGAACACCGACTACTACCGCGTGGTCGCGCAGCCGCGCACCGTCGACGAGGCCGATGCGCTGGTCGCGACGGGCCAGGTGCAGTTCGTGATCCACATCCCCGAGGATTTCTCGCGCGGCATCCAGCGTGGCGATCGGCCCGTCCTCTTGGTGGAGGCCGACGCGAGCGATCCTGCCGCCACCGGCCCGGCGGTCTCGGCGCTCACGGCATTGAACCTCCACGCGCTCGACAACGACCTCACCGGTTCGCTCGCGGCACAGAAGGCTGTCCCCGCCGCCTTCGAAGTGCGCGTGCACCGTCGCTACAACCCGGAGGGGATCACGCAATACAACATCGTCCCGGGCCTGATGGGCGTGGTCCTCACGATGACGATGATCATGATGACCTCCATCGCCATGACCCGCGAGCGCGAGCGCGGCACGATGGAAAACCTGCTCGCGACTCCCGTCTCACCCTTCGAGGTGATGCTGGGCAAGATCGTCCCCTATATCCTCGTCGGGTACGTGCAGGTGGCGGTGATCCTGCTCGCGGCGAAGTTCCTGTTCCAGATCCCCATGGTGGGAAGCCTCACGCTGCTCACGGGCGTGGTCGTGCTCTTCATCGCCGCCAACCTCGCGATCGGCTTCACCTTCTCCACGATCGCCAAGAGCCAGATGCAGGCGATGCAGATGACGATGTTCTTCTTCCTGCCCTCCATCCTGCTGTCGGGATTCATGTTCCCGTTCCGCGGCATGCCGGTGTGGGCCCAGTGGCTGGGCGAGGTGTTCCCGCTCACGCATTTCCTGCGCATCGTGCGCGGCATCCTGCTGAAGGGGAGCACCGCCACCGACATCCTGCCCAGCGTCTGGCCCCTGGCGCTGATCCTCACGGTGGTCTCCATCGCCGCCATGCGCCGTTACAACCGGACGCTGGATTGA
- the thiC gene encoding phosphomethylpyrimidine synthase ThiC, whose translation MNANPKFIAAAAHVDEAAVQPLPASRKVYVQGSRADLRVPMREISQSDTPASFGAEKNPPIWVYDCSGPYTDPAAKIDIRSGLAPLREKWIEERGDTDRLSGPSSRYGQERLADSKLAELRFNLKRDPRRAKAGANVSQMHYARKGIITPEMEFVSIRENLRRAEYLESLLATGPMGKRLHELMGRQHPGESFGASIPKEVTPEFVRSEVARGRAIIPNNVNHPESEPMAIGRNFLVKINANIGNSAIGSSIAEEVDKMTWAIRWGGDTVMDLSTGKHIHETREWIVRNSPVPIGTVPIYQALEKVDGKAEELTWEIFRDTLIEQAEQGVDYFTIHAGVRLPYIPMTANRMTGIVSRGGSIMAKWCLSHHKESFLYDHFEDICEIMKAYDVAFSLGDGLRPGSIYDANDEAQLSELKTLGELTTLAWKHDVQVMIEGPGHVPMQLIKENMELELEACHEAPFYTLGPLTTDIAPGYDHITSGIGAAQIGWYGTAMLCYVTPKEHLGLPDKDDVKDGIITYKIAAHAADLAKGHPGAQIRDNALSKARFEFRWDDQFNLGLDPDKAKLFHDETLPQEGAKLAHFCSMCGPHFCSMKITQDVRDFAAKHGVSDQAALKKGMEVKAVEFVKSGAEIYKKA comes from the coding sequence ATGAACGCCAATCCCAAATTCATCGCCGCCGCCGCCCACGTGGACGAGGCCGCGGTCCAGCCGCTGCCCGCCTCGCGCAAGGTCTACGTCCAGGGCTCGCGCGCGGACCTCCGAGTGCCGATGCGCGAGATCTCGCAGTCGGATACGCCGGCCTCGTTCGGCGCCGAGAAGAACCCGCCGATCTGGGTGTACGACTGCAGCGGGCCCTACACCGACCCCGCCGCGAAGATCGACATCCGCTCGGGCCTGGCGCCGCTGCGCGAGAAGTGGATCGAGGAGCGCGGCGACACGGACCGTCTTTCCGGCCCCTCGTCGCGCTACGGCCAGGAGCGGCTCGCCGATTCCAAGCTCGCGGAGCTGCGCTTCAATTTGAAGCGGGACCCGCGCCGCGCGAAAGCGGGCGCCAACGTCTCGCAGATGCACTACGCGCGTAAGGGCATCATCACGCCGGAGATGGAGTTCGTCTCGATCCGCGAGAACCTGCGACGCGCGGAATACCTGGAGTCGCTGCTCGCCACCGGGCCCATGGGCAAGCGCCTGCACGAGCTGATGGGCCGGCAGCATCCCGGCGAGTCCTTCGGCGCCTCGATCCCGAAGGAAGTGACGCCGGAGTTCGTGCGCTCGGAAGTCGCCCGCGGCCGCGCCATCATCCCGAACAACGTGAACCACCCCGAGAGCGAGCCGATGGCGATCGGCCGCAACTTCCTCGTGAAGATCAACGCCAACATCGGCAACTCCGCGATCGGCTCGTCCATCGCGGAAGAGGTCGACAAGATGACGTGGGCCATCCGCTGGGGCGGCGACACGGTGATGGACCTCTCCACGGGAAAGCACATCCACGAGACGCGCGAATGGATCGTGCGCAACTCCCCCGTACCCATCGGCACGGTGCCGATCTACCAGGCGCTGGAGAAAGTGGACGGCAAGGCCGAGGAGCTCACCTGGGAGATCTTCCGCGACACGCTGATCGAGCAGGCCGAACAGGGCGTGGACTACTTCACGATCCACGCCGGCGTTCGCCTGCCGTACATCCCCATGACGGCCAACCGCATGACGGGCATCGTCTCGCGCGGCGGCTCGATCATGGCCAAGTGGTGCCTCTCGCACCACAAGGAAAGCTTCCTCTACGACCATTTCGAGGACATCTGCGAGATCATGAAGGCGTACGACGTCGCCTTCTCGCTCGGCGATGGCCTGCGCCCCGGCTCGATCTACGACGCCAACGACGAAGCGCAGCTCTCGGAGCTGAAGACGCTCGGCGAATTGACGACGCTCGCGTGGAAGCACGACGTGCAGGTGATGATCGAGGGCCCCGGCCACGTGCCGATGCAGCTCATCAAGGAGAACATGGAGCTCGAGCTGGAGGCCTGCCATGAGGCGCCCTTCTACACGCTCGGGCCGCTCACCACCGACATCGCGCCCGGCTACGACCACATCACCAGCGGCATCGGCGCGGCGCAGATCGGCTGGTACGGCACCGCGATGCTCTGCTACGTGACGCCCAAGGAGCACCTGGGCCTGCCGGACAAGGACGACGTGAAGGACGGCATCATCACGTACAAGATCGCCGCGCACGCCGCCGACCTCGCGAAGGGTCACCCGGGCGCGCAAATTCGCGACAACGCCCTCTCGAAGGCGCGGTTCGAATTCCGCTGGGACGACCAGTTCAACCTCGGCCTCGATCCGGACAAGGCGAAGCTCTTCCACGACGAGACGCTGCCGCAGGAAGGCGCCAAGCTCGCGCACTTCTGCTCCATGTGCGGCCCGCATTTCTGCTCGATGAAGATCACGCAGGACGTGCGCGACTTCGCCGCGAAGCACGGCGTGTCCGACCAGGCCGCGCTGAAGAAGGGCATGGAAGTGAAGGCCGTGGAGTTCGTGAAGTCGGGCGCGGAGATCTACAAGAAGGCCTGA
- a CDS encoding tetratricopeptide repeat-containing diguanylate cyclase produces MDFYATDAQVEELERTAGAASGGGRLEPLVALAWHLRQRDVARAARVAREAEALVDAGRGESPQQGPLPARIALTLAECALLNSHVEEATALCQRARSQFESCGDVAGVGDVALLASRIAEVDGMRERELGFYREALDAYRAAGDVQRIAHARLWTVLASGFGDPGSVASELRLIRSEVMRPSPSVEAHLRFIEGVLAFQQNAFLEVVPIFSEVVPSARACGMLEQAFRAEAGLVSAHSNLGDREASCATAERLLARARQLGWPRAIGHALANFARQLSDTGQPERAIELLAEARSVLGDHPRARGYAIATYYLGDACLALGRNEEALEHLRHAESIMRDLGSQPEVACLLAIGAQALSRLGRAREALDSANAALELARSTKARLWEVEALRSLAEIYGTHGTELGEPDNVALALRHLEQALEVVGSIGGHHEKSQLHTEIARAHEAAGDLSRALAAERTARAEEVKEKDRRAVNQLLLAQERHETERAKERARDLESALSTLENLRLVGQDITSHLDPAEMLEAMHRHLGRFADVTFTGVFVFDAAGARLTRYAIERGRPLPISDVQLADFESYAARAARERVEICIEAEEGARAAARIPGTEPTRTFWFAPMVVKDQLLGVLTVQTTTLGAYGEREKLVFRTICGYAAVAFANARAHGQLEEKHRRLGETESEMRKLATTDPLTGLANRRRFFATAESEVSRAIRYGGAIGVVMADLDRFKSINDQGGHGAGDRVISAVSTVLRAQQRPHDVIGRMGGEEFAFVLPGADLEATMKAAERIRVAVEALEVEYAGAPFRATISLGCAAVVDAQTLRGSSAAELEDLLRAADAALYEAKRLGRNRVHGAPDALQRRAEAREA; encoded by the coding sequence ATGGATTTCTACGCCACCGACGCGCAGGTCGAGGAGCTCGAACGCACGGCGGGCGCCGCCTCGGGCGGCGGGCGCCTCGAGCCCCTCGTGGCACTCGCGTGGCACCTGCGGCAGCGCGATGTCGCGCGAGCCGCCCGCGTGGCGCGCGAGGCCGAGGCGCTGGTGGACGCGGGACGCGGCGAGAGCCCGCAGCAGGGACCGCTGCCCGCACGCATCGCCCTCACGCTCGCCGAGTGCGCCCTGCTCAATTCCCACGTCGAGGAAGCGACGGCGCTCTGCCAGCGGGCCCGCTCCCAGTTCGAAAGCTGCGGGGATGTCGCGGGCGTGGGTGACGTGGCGTTGCTCGCCTCGCGCATCGCGGAGGTCGATGGAATGCGCGAGCGGGAGCTCGGCTTCTACCGCGAGGCGCTCGACGCCTACCGCGCCGCGGGCGACGTGCAGCGCATCGCGCACGCCCGCCTCTGGACCGTGCTCGCCAGCGGCTTTGGCGACCCCGGCTCCGTCGCCTCGGAGCTGCGGCTGATCCGCTCCGAAGTGATGCGGCCTTCGCCTTCGGTCGAGGCGCACCTTCGCTTCATCGAGGGCGTGCTCGCCTTCCAGCAGAACGCGTTCCTCGAGGTCGTGCCGATCTTCAGCGAGGTCGTTCCCTCGGCCCGGGCTTGCGGCATGCTCGAGCAGGCCTTCCGCGCCGAAGCCGGCCTGGTCTCCGCGCACTCGAACCTGGGCGACCGCGAAGCGAGCTGCGCCACGGCCGAGCGCCTGCTCGCGAGGGCCCGGCAACTGGGATGGCCGCGTGCCATCGGACATGCGCTCGCGAATTTCGCACGCCAGCTCTCCGACACCGGACAGCCCGAGCGCGCCATCGAGCTGCTCGCGGAAGCGCGCAGTGTCCTCGGCGACCATCCGCGGGCCCGGGGCTATGCCATTGCCACGTACTACCTCGGGGACGCCTGCCTGGCGTTGGGTCGCAACGAGGAGGCGCTGGAGCACCTGCGCCACGCCGAATCGATCATGCGCGACCTGGGCTCGCAGCCCGAGGTGGCGTGCCTGCTCGCGATTGGCGCGCAAGCGCTCTCGCGGCTGGGGCGAGCCCGCGAAGCGCTGGATAGCGCCAATGCCGCGCTCGAGCTCGCACGCAGCACCAAGGCGCGCCTGTGGGAAGTGGAAGCGCTGCGCTCGCTGGCGGAGATCTACGGCACGCACGGCACCGAGCTGGGCGAGCCCGACAACGTCGCCCTGGCGCTTCGTCACCTGGAACAGGCGCTGGAGGTGGTCGGTTCGATCGGCGGCCACCACGAGAAGAGCCAGCTCCACACCGAGATCGCGCGCGCCCATGAAGCGGCGGGCGATTTGTCGCGTGCGCTCGCGGCCGAACGCACCGCGCGCGCCGAGGAAGTGAAGGAAAAGGACCGGCGGGCCGTGAACCAGCTCCTGCTCGCGCAGGAGCGCCACGAGACCGAACGCGCGAAGGAGCGTGCGCGCGACCTCGAGTCGGCGCTCTCGACCCTGGAGAACCTCCGGCTGGTGGGCCAGGACATCACGTCGCACCTCGACCCGGCCGAGATGCTCGAGGCGATGCACCGGCACCTCGGCCGCTTCGCCGACGTCACGTTCACCGGCGTCTTCGTGTTCGACGCGGCCGGCGCACGCCTCACGCGCTACGCGATCGAGCGCGGACGACCGCTGCCGATCTCCGACGTGCAGCTCGCCGACTTCGAGAGCTATGCCGCGCGGGCCGCCCGCGAGCGCGTGGAGATCTGCATCGAGGCCGAGGAAGGCGCGCGCGCCGCGGCGCGGATCCCCGGCACCGAGCCCACGCGCACCTTCTGGTTCGCGCCCATGGTGGTGAAGGACCAACTGCTGGGTGTGCTCACGGTCCAGACCACGACGTTGGGCGCGTATGGTGAGCGCGAGAAGCTCGTCTTCCGCACGATCTGCGGCTACGCGGCCGTCGCCTTCGCCAACGCTCGCGCCCACGGGCAGCTCGAGGAGAAGCACCGCCGCCTGGGCGAGACGGAGTCCGAGATGCGCAAGCTCGCGACCACCGATCCGCTCACGGGGCTGGCCAACCGCCGGCGCTTCTTTGCCACCGCCGAGAGCGAGGTGTCGCGCGCCATCCGCTACGGCGGGGCGATCGGCGTCGTCATGGCGGACCTCGACCGCTTCAAGTCGATCAACGACCAGGGCGGCCACGGCGCCGGCGACCGCGTGATCTCCGCGGTCTCGACGGTGCTTCGCGCGCAGCAGCGCCCGCACGACGTGATCGGGCGGATGGGCGGCGAGGAATTCGCGTTCGTGCTCCCCGGGGCGGACCTCGAGGCGACGATGAAGGCGGCCGAGCGCATCCGCGTCGCGGTGGAAGCGCTGGAGGTCGAATACGCGGGGGCTCCCTTCCGCGCCACGATCAGCCTGGGATGCGCGGCGGTCGTCGATGCGCAGACGCTGCGCGGCAGCAGCGCGGCGGAGCTGGAAGACCTCCTGCGCGCCGCGGATGCCGCGCTCTACGAGGCGAAGCGGCTGGGCCGCAACCGCGTACACGGAGCGCCCGACGCACTGCAACGGCGCGCCGAGGCGCGCGAGGCTTAA
- a CDS encoding TetR/AcrR family transcriptional regulator, whose translation MARPSRNLDRALIAAGQALYPSTGCAGLTIRQVADAAGVNIGMFHYHFKTREAFLRAVLEANYEDMFSRLPVVTEQLARDFSHTDLLRHALKALGHWSREHRGFIARLLADCMAHDPVARSFFAANFPRHLERVGQIIAAAQQAGALRAMPLPQAMAFCAGAISLPLIAVGTVVDSGMLPAPRKRSLEAAVLSAAAVDERIELVLHALGTPLPATRKAAPKASKKKKGTS comes from the coding sequence ATGGCCAGGCCCTCCCGCAACCTCGACCGCGCGCTGATCGCCGCGGGCCAGGCGCTCTACCCGTCCACCGGGTGCGCCGGCCTTACGATCCGGCAGGTGGCCGACGCGGCCGGCGTCAACATCGGCATGTTCCACTACCACTTCAAGACGCGCGAAGCGTTCCTGCGCGCCGTCCTGGAGGCGAACTACGAGGACATGTTCTCGCGCCTGCCCGTCGTGACGGAGCAGCTCGCGCGCGACTTCTCGCACACCGACCTGCTGCGCCACGCCCTGAAGGCGCTGGGCCACTGGTCGCGCGAGCACCGGGGCTTCATCGCCCGGTTGCTGGCCGACTGCATGGCGCACGACCCGGTCGCGCGCAGCTTCTTCGCCGCGAACTTCCCGCGCCACCTCGAGCGCGTGGGCCAGATCATCGCGGCGGCTCAGCAGGCGGGTGCGCTTCGCGCCATGCCGCTTCCGCAGGCGATGGCGTTCTGCGCCGGCGCCATCTCGCTGCCGTTGATCGCCGTGGGTACGGTCGTCGATTCGGGAATGTTGCCGGCGCCGCGCAAGCGTTCGCTGGAAGCCGCCGTGCTTTCCGCGGCGGCCGTCGACGAGCGCATCGAGCTCGTGCTGCACGCGCTCGGCACTCCCCTTCCCGCGACCCGCAAGGCCGCTCCGAAAGCCAGCAAGAAAAAGAAAGGCACGTCATGA
- a CDS encoding protein-L-isoaspartate O-methyltransferase family protein, which translates to MNIEQARFNMIEQQIRPWDVLDTDVLKLLGEVKREGFVAPEHRDLAFADLEIPIGGGEAMWQPKVEARVVQELGIRPTDTVYEVGTGSGYLAALLARRAKHVTSAEIDPALGEGARAALQAEGVGNVTLLIGDSARAPLGEQSYDVIVLTGSTPVLPQAFTDRLNPGGRLFAVTGDAPVMKATLVRQGARGELQTVTLFETMLRPLQHALQPERFRF; encoded by the coding sequence ATGAACATCGAACAGGCGCGCTTCAACATGATCGAGCAGCAGATCCGTCCCTGGGACGTGCTCGACACGGACGTGCTCAAGCTCCTGGGCGAGGTGAAGCGGGAGGGCTTCGTGGCGCCCGAGCATCGCGACCTCGCGTTCGCCGACCTCGAGATCCCCATCGGCGGCGGCGAGGCGATGTGGCAGCCCAAGGTCGAGGCGCGCGTGGTCCAGGAGCTCGGCATCCGGCCCACGGACACCGTCTACGAGGTGGGGACCGGCAGCGGGTATCTCGCCGCCTTGCTCGCACGCCGCGCGAAACATGTGACCAGCGCCGAGATCGATCCCGCGCTGGGCGAAGGCGCCCGTGCCGCCCTGCAGGCCGAGGGCGTGGGCAACGTGACCCTGCTCATCGGGGACAGCGCCCGCGCCCCGCTCGGCGAGCAGTCGTACGACGTGATCGTGCTCACCGGCTCCACGCCGGTGCTGCCCCAGGCCTTCACCGACCGGCTGAATCCCGGCGGGCGGCTCTTCGCCGTGACCGGCGACGCCCCGGTGATGAAGGCGACCCTCGTCCGCCAGGGGGCCCGCGGGGAGCTGCAGACGGTCACCCTGTTCGAGACGATGCTCCGGCCCCTGCAGCACGCGCTGCAGCCGGAACGATTCCGGTTCTGA
- a CDS encoding ABC transporter ATP-binding protein — protein MNARLQSKPANEVVIDVSGLTKRFGEKTVVDHFALQVMRGQIYGFLGPNGSGKTTTIRMLCGLLTPDEGQGTCLGYDILTESAKIKREVGYMTQKFSLYEDLSIEENLDFVARMYDVADRPRRVVETIERLGLTSRKAQLAGTLSGGWKQRLALAACLLHDPQLLLLDEPTAGVDPGARRDFWDQIHRLAGEGMTVLVSTHYMDEAERCHELAYIAYGKLLTHGTIPEVVAEAGLATWEIESADAEALFALTHEIEKSPGVEMAVPFGNRLHVSGTDAAALKATLEGVAKRPGLTVREVESSLEDVFIHMMRTNQPKA, from the coding sequence GTGAACGCCCGGTTGCAGTCGAAGCCCGCGAACGAGGTCGTCATCGACGTCTCGGGGCTCACCAAGCGCTTCGGCGAGAAGACGGTCGTCGACCACTTCGCGCTGCAGGTGATGCGCGGCCAGATCTACGGCTTCCTCGGCCCCAACGGCAGCGGCAAGACCACGACCATCCGCATGCTCTGCGGCCTGCTCACGCCCGACGAAGGGCAGGGCACGTGCCTGGGCTACGACATCCTCACCGAGAGCGCGAAGATCAAGCGCGAGGTGGGCTACATGACGCAGAAGTTCAGCCTCTACGAGGACCTCTCGATCGAGGAGAACCTGGACTTCGTCGCGCGCATGTACGACGTCGCCGACCGACCGCGCCGCGTGGTCGAGACGATCGAGCGCCTGGGCCTCACGTCGCGCAAGGCGCAGCTCGCGGGCACGCTCTCCGGCGGCTGGAAGCAGCGCCTGGCGCTCGCCGCGTGCCTGCTGCACGACCCGCAGCTGCTCCTGCTCGACGAGCCCACCGCGGGCGTGGACCCCGGGGCGCGGCGCGACTTCTGGGACCAGATCCACCGCCTCGCCGGCGAGGGCATGACCGTGCTCGTCTCCACGCACTACATGGACGAGGCCGAGCGCTGCCACGAGCTCGCCTACATCGCCTACGGCAAGCTGCTCACCCACGGCACGATTCCCGAGGTGGTCGCCGAGGCGGGGCTCGCGACGTGGGAGATCGAAAGCGCCGATGCCGAAGCACTCTTCGCGCTCACCCACGAGATCGAGAAGAGCCCTGGCGTGGAGATGGCCGTGCCGTTCGGCAACCGCCTGCACGTGAGCGGCACCGACGCCGCGGCGCTGAAGGCGACGCTCGAGGGCGTGGCGAAGCGCCCCGGGCTCACCGTCCGCGAAGTCGAGTCGAGCCTCGAGGACGTCTTCATCCACATGATGCGCACGAACCAGCCGAAGGCCTGA
- a CDS encoding TolC family outer membrane protein has protein sequence MTMKPKQLLAAIALAVAAVPAAAADLLNIYRDALVSDPVFQAQRSQRNATIERLPQARSQYLPLITGSASVFRNYTERSGLADYDYTTQGASLSLSQPIFRLPNWIAISQAEKIVIQADARLGDANQELIIRTAQAYFDVLLAQDTVLLSNAQKEAFSQQLAQAKRNFEVGTATIVDTLEAQARYDQTVAQEIVNINDLEVKRRALEQLVGKPIDGVVPLKEPLALVTPEPNNIDAWTKAAEESSLTILGAQAFSEAAKQEVDRAKAGYLPTLDFSVTYGIAKDPSGIRGLDGISPNGRAGAVGIVLGVPIFEGGLTTSRVREAVALRDKADQDLENTRRSVIQLTRTQFLNVTNGIAAVQAIERAVASTQSQLDSTVLGRDVGVRTSVDVLNAQQQVFQSRRDLQAGRYLYLMNTLRLKAAAGRLTEPDLESVNRTLGRN, from the coding sequence ATGACGATGAAGCCCAAGCAACTCCTCGCCGCGATCGCCCTGGCCGTGGCCGCCGTGCCGGCGGCCGCCGCGGACCTGCTCAACATCTACCGCGATGCGCTGGTGAGCGATCCGGTGTTCCAGGCCCAGCGCTCGCAGCGCAACGCCACCATCGAGCGCCTGCCCCAGGCGCGCTCGCAGTACCTCCCGCTCATCACGGGCAGCGCCTCGGTGTTCCGCAACTACACCGAGCGCAGCGGCCTCGCGGACTACGACTACACGACGCAGGGGGCTTCGCTCTCCCTCTCGCAGCCGATCTTCCGGCTGCCGAACTGGATCGCCATCTCGCAGGCCGAGAAGATCGTGATCCAGGCCGACGCGCGCCTCGGCGACGCGAACCAGGAATTGATCATCCGCACGGCGCAGGCGTACTTCGACGTGCTGCTCGCCCAGGACACCGTCCTGCTGTCGAACGCGCAGAAGGAAGCCTTCTCCCAGCAGCTCGCCCAGGCCAAGCGCAACTTCGAGGTCGGCACCGCCACCATCGTGGACACGCTGGAAGCCCAGGCGCGCTACGACCAGACGGTCGCGCAGGAGATCGTCAACATCAACGACCTCGAGGTGAAGCGCCGGGCGCTGGAGCAGCTGGTCGGCAAGCCCATCGACGGCGTGGTTCCTCTGAAGGAGCCGCTGGCACTCGTGACCCCCGAGCCGAACAACATCGACGCGTGGACCAAGGCGGCCGAGGAATCGAGCCTCACGATCCTCGGGGCGCAAGCCTTCTCCGAGGCGGCCAAGCAGGAAGTCGACCGCGCCAAGGCGGGCTACCTGCCGACGCTCGATTTCTCCGTCACGTACGGCATCGCGAAGGACCCGTCGGGCATCCGCGGCCTGGACGGCATCTCGCCCAACGGGCGGGCCGGCGCGGTCGGCATCGTGCTCGGCGTGCCGATCTTCGAAGGCGGCCTCACGACGTCGCGCGTGCGCGAGGCGGTGGCGCTGCGCGACAAGGCGGACCAGGACCTCGAGAACACGCGCCGCTCGGTGATCCAGCTCACGCGCACGCAGTTCCTGAACGTCACCAACGGCATCGCCGCCGTGCAGGCGATCGAGCGCGCCGTCGCCTCGACGCAGAGCCAGCTCGACTCCACCGTCCTGGGCCGTGACGTCGGCGTGCGGACGAGCGTGGACGTGCTGAACGCCCAGCAGCAGGTGTTCCAGTCCCGCCGCGACCTGCAGGCGGGACGCTATCTCTACCTGATGAACACGCTGCGGCTGAAGGCCGCCGCCGGGCGCTTGACCGAGCCCGACCTCGAGTCCGTGAACCGCACGCTCGGGCGCAACTAG